ACAACTTGAAGTAAACCAGGAACTAAATGCAAAACATCCAATTGATGTGGTATCAACATTTATGGGAGCACATGCAGTTCCAGAAGAGTATAAGGATAAACCACATGAGTACATAGATGAGATTATAAAAATGTTACCAGAAATCAAGAAAAGAAATCTGGCAGAGTTCTGTGATATTTTCTGTGAAGATGAAGTATTCTCAGTAGATGAGAGCAGAAAGATACTTACAGAAGCAAAAAAAGAGGGGTATAAATTAAAAATACATGCTGATGAAATAGTTTCATTAGGTGGAGCAGAGCTTGCTGGAGAGATGCATGCAGTATCTGCTGAACACTTAATGGCAGTAAGTGATGAAGGAATAAAAGAATTAAAGAAAAACAACGTTATAGCTAATATTCTACCTGCAACATCATTTAACCTTGGAAAAAATTACGCTCCAGTGAGAAAAATGATAAATGAAGGGGTTAATGTAGCCATATCAAGTGACTATAACCCTGGATCATGTCCAACAGAAAATATGCAGTTGGTTATGCAGATATGTTCTTCACAACTTAAAATGACACCAGCAGAGATATTTAAGGGAACTACACTAAATGGTGCAAGAGCACTGACAAAAGAAACTACTATTGGAAGCTTGGAAAAAGGTAAAAAGGCAGACTTTGTAGTTTATGATACAGATAATTTAAACTATATTTTCTATAACTTTGGAATAAATCATGTAAAAGATGTTTATAAGAATGGAAAAATAGTTGTAAAGAATAAACATAAAGTTTATTAAATTTTTAGGGAAAGAATAATGCCATAAATTTATCATACTAAAAAAGTGAGGAGAGTTAATCTCCTCACACTTTTTTTTGGTTAATATATCTAAGTAAAAATAAAGATA
The window above is part of the Fusobacterium sp. DD2 genome. Proteins encoded here:
- the hutI gene encoding imidazolonepropionase, yielding MKADLIVYNIGSLVTSREIEKTQDMTNMENIEIIDNAYLAVKDDKVLQVGAGEFPKDLVDASTNLVDAQGKVVTPGIVDSHTHLVFYGSRENELPLKIKGVPYLEILRNGGGILSTVRATRKATKEELVKKAMDTLDRMLCFGVTTVESKSGYGLTLDQEIKQLEVNQELNAKHPIDVVSTFMGAHAVPEEYKDKPHEYIDEIIKMLPEIKKRNLAEFCDIFCEDEVFSVDESRKILTEAKKEGYKLKIHADEIVSLGGAELAGEMHAVSAEHLMAVSDEGIKELKKNNVIANILPATSFNLGKNYAPVRKMINEGVNVAISSDYNPGSCPTENMQLVMQICSSQLKMTPAEIFKGTTLNGARALTKETTIGSLEKGKKADFVVYDTDNLNYIFYNFGINHVKDVYKNGKIVVKNKHKVY